One segment of Ziziphus jujuba cultivar Dongzao chromosome 12, ASM3175591v1 DNA contains the following:
- the LOC107429070 gene encoding squamosa promoter-binding-like protein 6, translating into MESWNLASEGKSLLFSDELDWSDAFPRSRKALIQCDNGLVSSRESVESMELMELGFSDMIRRPFHGSQGLEILCGDQVGNCSSSRVSSPTCLITSNSSFGEEESGSKLSSPFMESISQDSSLIDLKLGRFVDCKSSQNHEHSKEKPNLSSVRPSLLAKRSRTRGSYPQTPFCQVHGCNMDLSSSKDYHKRHKVCDVHSKTAKVIVNGIEQRFCQQCSRFHLLAEFDDGKRSCRRRLAGHNERRRKPQLDSLSDKSHKLFQSYQGTRYLGTLPKRTPYVFPDILPGAIRYPGKYGQANQYGNVRLEDEPLYSPQFALPTTSRQLHSKSFIHLHDIGKHHASGISTSRTEDYDFDTASTVQKSSVSGTSNSTCALSLLSAQSQNLSCHSAEIPTASPLIQGAHHGISQLTDKPLRLRSTERYGANGFYSCGMNSMGVNQLESIVLPEASQAVDFQVHVDRAFQESDCLDAKYCLSPEHGSTVDLLQLSSHLQRVERQRNFAQIKQENEEFCCFPTA; encoded by the exons ATGGAATCTTGGAATCTTGCTTCAGAAGGGAAGAGCCTTTTGTTTTCTGATGAATTAGATTGGTCGGATGCATTTCCAAGAAGTCGAAAAGCTTTAATCCAATGTGACAATGGGCTTGTTTCAAGTAGAGAATCAGTTGAGAGCATGGAATTAATGGAATTGGGTTTTTCTGATATGATAAGAAGACCTTTTCATGGTAGTCAAGGTTTGGAGATATTGTGTGGTGATCAGGTTGGTAATTGTTCTAGTAGTAGAGTTTCTTCTCCTACTTGTTTGATTACTTCAAATTCATCTTTTGGTGAAGAAGAATCTGGATCAAAGCTTTCAAGTCCGTTCATGGAATCTATCAGTCAGGATTCATCACTAATTGATTTGAAGTTGGGGAGATTTGTTGATTGCAAAAGTTCACAGAATCATGAACATTCCAAAGAAAAACCCAATTTATCTTCTGTAAGGCCTTCCTTGCTGGCTAAGAGATCCAGGACAAGGGGTTCATACCCACAGACTCCCTTTTGCCAAGTTCATGGTTGCAACATGGATCTTAGCTCCTCAAAGGACTACCACAAAAGGCATAAAGTTTGTGATGTTCACTCCAAGACTGCCAAAGTCATTGTTAATGGCATTGAGCAGAGGTTTTGCCAGCAGTGTAGCAG GTTTCATCTACTAGCTGAATTTGATGATGGTAAGCGCAGTTGTCGTAGACGCCTAGCTGGTCATAATGAACGCCGAAGGAAGCCTCAATTAGATAGCCTGTCTGACAAATCACACAAGTTGTTTCAGTCATATCAAG GCACCAGATATCTGGGTACTTTACCAAAGCGAACACCCTATGTTTTTCCAGATATACTTCCAGGTGCCATTCGATATCCGGGAAAATATGGACAAGCTAACCAGTATGGAAATGTCAGATTAGAAGATGAGCCACTTTACAGTCCTCAATTCGCATTGCCTACTACAAGTAGACAATTGCATTCTAAATCCTTTATCCATCTGCATGACATTGGGAAGCATCATGCTTCTGGAATTTCTACATCACGAACTGAGGACTATGATTTTGATACAGCATCAACCGTTCAGAAATCATCTGTATCTGGAACCTCAAACTCGACTTGTGCTCTCTCTCTTCTGTCAGCTCAATCACAGAATTTGTCCTGCCATTCTGCAGAAATTCCTACTGCTAGTCCCCTGATTCAAGGTGCCCATCATGGCATTTCTCAACTTACTGATAAACCTTTGAGGCTGAGATCTACGGAAAGATATGGAGCAAATGGATTCTATTCATGTGGAATGAATTCAATGGGAGTAAATCAGTTGGAGTCCATAGTGCTTCCTGAAGCCAGTCAGGCTGTTGACTTTCAAGTTCATGTGGATAGGGCTTTTCAAGAGTCGGATTGTTTGGATGCCAAGTATTGTCTGTCTCCTGAGCATGGATCGACAGTTGATTTGCTTCAACTTTCATCACATCTTCAAAGAGTGGAGAGACAGAGAAACTTTGCACAAATAAAGCAGGAAAATGAGGAATTCTGCTGTTTCCCAACCGCTTAA
- the LOC107429077 gene encoding protein BIG GRAIN 1-like E, with translation MSITGLADPDTKIYKKSFHRRNDSGELDVFEAARYFSGYNEAAGYNGSTFTQKMMMKEDHRTWRGARISLDVPAMRSVLPHHQQSHQMVEKQIKDKKYKQPSSPGGRLASFLNSLFSQSASKKKKSKSSTQSMKDHEEESPGGRRKRRSSISHFRSSSTTDSKSIYSSSSSGFRTPPPYAQTPTKSYKEFRSYSDHKQAVSLSKCNNNNIGQVRSIGLQNHEVLDDKRERELSWLDEKFKFSNGLAEKYKNLGSGILSEKDRIWMEKFPPEENGGFRKFNDIDDGADSDSSSDLFELQNYDLGLYSNGLPVYETTNMDSIKRGTPISNAQM, from the coding sequence aTGTCCATCACAGGACTTGCAGACCCAGATACTAAAATTTACAAGAAATCCTTCCACCGCAGGAATGATTCCGGTGAGCTCGATGTGTTTGAAGCTGCAAGGTACTTCTCCGGCTACAATGAAGCTGCAGGCTACAATGGTTCAACATTCACgcagaagatgatgatgaaagaAGATCATAGAACTTGGAGAGGAGCAAGAATTAGCTTAGACGTGCCGGCGATGAGAAGTGTTCTTCCTCATCATCAACAATCTCATCAAATGGTTGAAAAGCAAATCAAAGACAAGAAGTACAAGCAACCAAGTTCCCCTGGAGGAAGGTTGGCAAGCTTCTTGAACTCTCTTTTCAGTCAATCAGcttcgaagaagaagaaatcgaAATCCTCGACGCAGTCCATGAAAGATCATGAAGAGGAAAGCCCTGGTGGGAGAAGAAAAAGGAGGAGCAGCATTAGCCATTTTAGAAGCTCAAGCACCACAGATTCGAAATCCATATATTCTTCTTCTAGTTCAGGTTTTAGAACACCTCCTCCTTATGCACAAACACCAACAAAGAGCTATAAAGAATTTAGAAGCTATTCAGATCATAAGCAAGCAGTTTCTTTGTCAAAgtgcaataacaataatattggaCAAGTAAGATCCATAGGTTTGCAAAACCATGAGGTTTTGGATgataagagagaaagagagttgtCCTGGTTGGATGAGAAATTCAAATTCAGCAATGGGTTAGCAGAGAAGTATAAGAATCTGGGAAGTGGGATATTGTCAGAGAAAGATAGGATTTGGATGGAAAAATTTCCGCCAGAAGAGAATGGAGGATTCAGAAAGTTCAATGACATCGATGATGGAGCTGATAGTGATTCAAGCTCTGATCTGTTTGAGTTGCAGAACTATGATTTGGGTTTGTATTCAAATGGTTTACCAGTTTATGAAACTACAAACATGGATAGCATCAAAAGAGGAACACCAATTTCCAATGCCCAGATGTGA